In Arachis hypogaea cultivar Tifrunner chromosome 17, arahy.Tifrunner.gnm2.J5K5, whole genome shotgun sequence, a single window of DNA contains:
- the LOC112765461 gene encoding abscisic acid receptor PYL2, which translates to MASSSSSSSSAAAQHAPLLQGLTPEEHAELAQIINTYHKFDPSPNTCSSIITQRIDAPAQRVWPLVRSFENPQKYKHFIKSCNMMRGDGGVGSVREVTVVSGLPASTSTERLEILDDEKHLLSFRVVGGEHRLQNYRSVTSVNEFKEKNDEKVYTIVLESYVVDIPEGNTGEDTKMFVDTVVKLNLQKLGVVATSTTLHAHQ; encoded by the coding sequence atggcatcatcttcttcttcatcatcatcagcagCAGCACAACATGCTCCTCTTCTGCAGGGTCTAACACCAGAAGAACACGCAGAACTTGCACAAATCATCAACACATACCACAAGTTCGACCCTTCCCCAAACACCTGCAGCTCCATTATAACGCAGCGCATCGACGCACCAGCGCAGAGGGTGTGGCCACTCGTTCGAAGCTTCGAGAACCCTCAGAAGTACAAGCACTTCATCAAGAGCTGCAACATGATGAGGGGAGACGGCGGCGTCGGCAGCGTCCGCGAGGTCACCGTTGTTTCAGGCCTTCCGGCATCCACCAGCACCGAGAGGCTCGAGATTCTAGACGACGAGAAGCACCTTCTGAGCTTCCGCGTGGTCGGCGGCGAGCACCGTCTTCAAAACTATCGGTCAGTGACTTCGGTGAATGAGTTCAAGGAGAAGAATGATGAGAAGGTTTACACGATAGTGTTGGAGTCTTATGTGGTGGACATACCCGAAGGGAACACTGGTGAGGATACTAAGATGTTTGTGGACACTGTCGTGAAGCTCAATCTTCAGAAGCTTGGGGTGGTAGCCACTTCTACTACACTGCATGCGCATCAATGA